The sequence CGCTTGGCATGGACTCTGCCACGCTTCGCAGACTAGCAAATTTATTAATTTGCCAAATGAGTTTGATGGTTTTGCAAATCCATAATGGATGGAAATCGACAAATTTAACAATTTACCAATCGGACTCGTCCTTTTAAAGGCCTAACATGGATGTAGTGTATCAGGAATTATATGGATAATTAAGATTTCCAACATTTCCATGATATTCAGTTTAGATTTATTTGAATTTCTTAATTTTCCGGGGTATTCAGTTTCATAGATATCTATAAAAATATGAGGCATCCAATTTGTTTAGACTTTTATGGATTTGTAGGGAACCAAAAATTTTTCGAAATCTTATGGATATTACAaggtaaaatattttttttttccacaaaTCTCAACCAAAGCCACAAGGCTTTTGCGGAAATTAGTGGATTTTCATATGTGCTTGAAaaatagcaccaccaccaccagcactaCAATCACGACCTTCCGCAGCAACCTTACCTCCACCACCGCCTCCgccaccattaccaccaccataaTTGCCCCACTAGCACCACCACGGCCACTACACTGCCTGACCACCACCAGCGTGGCCCCTACCACCAGCACAACACCAGAGTCATCCCTACCTCCACCAACATCGCCGCCACTAGTACTACCCTTACGGCCGCCACTAGTACTACCACCAGTACTACCCTTACCACCACCAGCGCCATaatcaccaccaccgccaacatcACCAAGATCATCCCTACATCCACCACAACCAACACCATCGCTACCACAACCACCATTGCAACCAGCACTACTAGCACCGCCACCACCGCCATCGCAGGTATAccatcatcaaaatattagaaaTCTTTAATATTCCTTGTTTTTCTAAATAAACAATTCCTATATAGTCTGTTAAATTCCATGGACTTTTCTAGGTTCTATATAAGTCCTCTTGATTCCTAAAAAATCAACATACATTATTATCCATGTAACTCCTAATCCAATACATCCCTCTTAGATAATCCGGATGTGCCGTTTGAAATCCCTCAACATACACCCATATCTTTTGTGCTTTATTTTTCCACTATCTCACATGTTTGATactaatttttttataaaatctaaaTGTTAGCATATTTGTAGCTAACATTTAGGGGGTATGTTTCTCTTATCAAGATCTACATACCCATAAAAAATGGAAACATTCCGAAACGTATAACTCCGCCATCTAATACTTTGAAAATCAACCGTCGAAAATTAACGAATTTTCAACCATTAAAATTAAAATCGGTAGATGGCGAGGTTGGTATTTCGAAATTCGCTCATTTTTTGTGGGCATGTAGAATCTTATGAAACGAGCATATTCctgaaatattagcttcaaatacgctatcacataaattttattaaaaaagatgTCGTCAAaaatgtgagatagtgtgaatTTAGGGATAAGGGATCCCTCAATATTGAAATTCAAGTGGAATTCAAAGAAGGACCTCATTGActactatttttattttattttatttggcaAATGTAATGGAATTTGTTAAGGGTTAGTGACCTAATTATAGCAACCTGTAACACAATAATTGATTGATAATCCTGTACAATTTGAGAGTAGGtatattttctcaaattcaacTCCCAAGTCCTtactacaacaattaaaatcccACATGGGGAGATAAAACGATGAATAAAAAATCATACAAAATCAGGACCACTTAAATTTTAATTATAACTAATAATAACCATAAGATATCTACATATCATTGTAGGTCTAACAGGATAACTCTATTCATGATTTGCCATAATGCAATGCAGACTATGAACATGAATGAATTCATAAGAGGAATGGCCAAAGTTAAATCCCCACTCCTACAatcctcattatttatatagGCCCATCCAAGGGAACGACCAGTCAAATGGTCAAATCATAGATATAGATATTTTCTCATTAATTCTTGATCATCAAAGCGTCAGTACTGCCTCATTGATGCAGCTACCAAATACGTCCATTACTTATTTTCCCGATTCGTAATTTCACCTATTTTTCCCTCATCAAAGTTCATTATAATGGGCGGGAGCTGTCCCTTGCGTTCATcaagatttttctttttgctcTAGTTTGTTTCTTCAACAGTGTGTTGAGTGAGACACACACTTGATGATCTTGGATCCCACACTCATCAATCCCGTGTACAGTAAACAtcacccaatttttttttgaacatcACCCAATTTACTTAACTTTCAATTCCATTTTCTCTCTTTCTTCCTTTATCTTTTTGGCTTTTCTCATCAATTTAGAATAGTATAATTATTTCAATCATCCTTTTTTTCAGAAAAGACATAACTAACCTCTCTCTGCTTGTTCTTTCTCCCTACTTGTACTTTACTTTCTTTCGCTAAAAATCTCTCTCAACGCAAATACTTTTGAACATATATTTTTCAATCTGGGACATTATAAATATTTTTCCCGTTGAAATGGGTTCCGTAGTTTCAGTCCATAAAGATCAAGAAACATCAAGAATCATGAAATACCAATTACCAGAGAATTCTTCTGAAGCCAATGATAAGAATCTGTTAATTTCATCATCAGCCTTGGATTTCAAGTCTCGGAACTTCGGTATGAATTAATTTTTATTATATCGAAATAATGCACTCATTTGTTAGTTTGTATGTCACTGTGAATGTTTTGAACTGTGTGCTTAATTTTGCTTGTATGAATAAGTGATCATCTCTGTTTTCCTGTTTGATTTTTCTATGTTTTGAATTATTGGCATGGCTTGGGTAAACCAAATATGAGTTTATCCAGGAATATCAATCTAATCGAATAAAAGTATATCCTTGCTGCTATAAACATTTTGGAGCTTTTATTGAGAGAAGAAAGGTAAAGTTCCATTGTTCTTGATCATCTAACTGActaataatcatatgaagaatccatggtttttgaaaattttatttcGTATTGTGTTTGTGACATAACATAATGAGTTAGATTTCTATCTTTACAATCTAGCTAATCAGTGCCTAAAACCTACCTAATAGTCATAGGTGGGAACTGAAAGTCAATTCTAGTTTGTGTTGTCGGTCGCACGAAATGGTTCACTTGGATCATTGTATAACATAGTctgtgatcatatatatatatgaacaacAACAATTGGGATTGAAGAATTCGATTGTTTGTTCAAGATATAGAATATGCTAAGAACTAGAATTACTCAGTCTTGAAAGCAAATTTTCTCGGTTCATTTGAAAAACGTTTGTGGTCCTTTGCAGGCAGTAAAGAAGAGAATTTCTTTGATTCTCAAGCTTGGTTAGAATCAGATTGTGATGATGATTTCCGCAGTGTCAATGGAGGTAAGAACATCTCGTGTCAGTGTTCTAGTTTTTTGCTTCTGATAATAATTTCATTGACGTTATTGTGTACTTATTCTATGCAGAGTTTACACCATCTCGCAACAGCGCTTCTGACCCTCAGAGCAATTCTATTGGAACTAAGGAACTCAGCGCTGAATCATCCCCAACTGACAGGAAAAAGAGACTGTCTGAACTACTAAAAGAGAATCTTGGGGGTGATGTCGATGTTTCTAGATTAGATAAACAAAATACTTCCGACGGCAAGGTAGAGTCTGCACAAGCCAATCTTGAACATATCGCTACTCCAAGAACTCCCAGGAGATCTCCCTACATGTTTGGACTAAATTCTTTATGCAGTAGCGAAAAAAGTCCTAGACATCCCAAACCCGAGAGAGAGAAATCCGCTGCCAGTTCTGTACAATGTTGTCTGCCAAGTTATTTGATGACTAGCCGTAGCTTTAACGAAAGAAAAAAGAGGTTGAGCCCTGAAAGAAATGGTCTAGCCGCGTAGTGTAACCGTGTATTCTTGGTGTGAAGTTTTGTGTGTAAGATAAACGGATAGTATACAAGTCTTAATTCTGTAACAAAGAAAGTGGAGAAAGGTATAAACTGGAAGATGCATAATGATACACTACACTACAGAAACTGGGAGCATTATATTTAAGATCTATGTATATACATGTGTGGTTTATGTGAACATCTAATTACATATGTGACAGGTTTTTCATGCGTCTGCTACTCCATTCTACTTAAGTATAGCAACATAATCAGCTTGAGTCATATAAAATCACCAATGCGGTTTTGAGGAAGCTTCCAAAATGACCGTGAGCTTAGTGTAGGTGTCTTTCGTATTGGCCTTGGCGCCTTGTCATGTTGTAGGACATCCTTTCCATACCAAGTACTGTATACTacctccttttttttctttcgatATACAAGTTTACAACATTCTTGGAAGTCCTTTTGCTCGGTTTTTCTCGAACAACCTATCGACATGATATTGGCTTTTGTAGGTATCTTGGACCAAAATGAGTAAGTATAGTCTTACAAAATAAATCCGGtggaatttgatgttgtttaGGCCCGCCATACTGGTACACTCATCATTGCAAAACCAAATCTATTATGGTCCCTTTGGGTGTATATTTTCTCCATGTAGCGACACTTTAT comes from Papaver somniferum cultivar HN1 chromosome 7, ASM357369v1, whole genome shotgun sequence and encodes:
- the LOC113298101 gene encoding uncharacterized protein At3g27210-like: MGSVVSVHKDQETSRIMKYQLPENSSEANDKNLLISSSALDFKSRNFGSKEENFFDSQAWLESDCDDDFRSVNGEFTPSRNSASDPQSNSIGTKELSAESSPTDRKKRLSELLKENLGGDVDVSRLDKQNTSDGKVESAQANLEHIATPRTPRRSPYMFGLNSLCSSEKSPRHPKPEREKSAASSVQCCLPSYLMTSRSFNERKKRLSPERNGLAA